From the genome of Coffea eugenioides isolate CCC68of unplaced genomic scaffold, Ceug_1.0 ScVebR1_2032;HRSCAF=2990, whole genome shotgun sequence:
ACTCTACCTCTGGAACTTCTTTCTGCAACCATCACAAGGTTTCTGTCAATTAGATCGTTCAAAAAATTCTCTGCTTCATTCTTTAAGCTTTTCTGGCTTGGGTTTGTTTGATGGATAAATCCTTCTGCAATCCATAACCAAAGGAGCTTGGACACTGGAATCACGGCATCCTCTCGAAATCCTCCAAAATAGAGGAAGCACGGCTTCAAGAAATTTGGTAAATGGTGATAGCAAAGTTCCAATATGCCAGAATGCTGGCCTAATGGGTTGTTAGGTTCTTTCAACCACAGGCTTTCTGCAACCTGTTCCCATCTATCCTGTTCTCTCTCTATTGCTTTTAGAGTTCCAGAAACTGAGACCACAGAAAGTggtaatcctttgcaaattttTGCAATCCTCTTTCCGACTTGCAAAAGTTCTGATGGGCACATTTCTTCCTCAAAAACCTTGATGCATAATAATTGCCAACTCTCTTCATCTGAGAGAGGAGAAAGAGCATAGGGAACACTGTTTGCTTTCAGAGCTATATTATAGTTCCGCGTTGTAAATAAAATCCTGCTTCCATTATGGTCATCAGGAAAAACTTCCTTCAGATCATTCCATGCCTCAATGTCCCATATATCATCTATCACCAAAAGATACCTCTTTCCCTTTAAACTTTTGTAGAGCATCTCAACATAGTCTTTGCCAGCAACTCCAGGGTTTCGGTTAAAGTTCCTGTTGATTTGGCCCAATATTTCAAGTAACAAGGTTTGCTTGTGATAAACTCGGGAAACACAGCACCAGGCATGAGtatggaaagaaaaggaaactgaATGATCTTTATACAATGAGTTGGCAAGAGTTGTTTTACCTATTCCTGGCATGCCAACAATTGTGAGAATATTCAGCTGATTTGATCCTCTAGTAAGCTGTTCCTTTATCTTTTCTGCTGCAACTTCAAAACCAACTAGTTGTATAGTAGTCTCCTCTGTTTTCTGTCCTACATCATTCTCATAGTCTGGCATCGCCTCAATGTTTGGAAAGTTTGCTTGTGCTAAAACAGGAGCAGGAGTGTCATTGCTGATCTCCTCCTTCCTGATAGCTTTTAACCTTTTATGAATATGCCTAATCTCCTTAATGACATTAAATAGTCCCAACTTATGGCACCAGAGAGAACCTGCTTCGGCTTCTAATGAATCCACAATATACTCAGCCTGGTATGAGATATCTTTATAAAGTTCCAGGAGAACATTCAGCTCCTCGTTATGATTCAACTGCTTGCCAATTTCAGTAATATCTATTCTGAGGGACTCTAGTTCTTCACATGCTACACCAATTTGATGCTTGAATGGCCGAATTTGTGATTCTTCATGGTGCAGTTGCTCCTTAAGTTTCTTCATCAGAAACTCAATGAAGCCTAGTTCATTAGTTCTGGGGAAGTTGGATCTCCATGATTTCATTATGAATTTGTCAAAGCAATCTGCGGCTTGTCCCTTGACACGTTCAATGTCTTTGAGAATACCTGACAGTACAAGTTTTAGCTGCACAGCCATGTCTTTGTTCATCTCGCTCAAGTAGAAAAAGTAAAAGGAATGTCCAATCTTGTTCATGACAGCTTTTATCTGAACCGTGAGTGCTCTGACGTTATCTGAGTCTTCATAAAGTGGTGGATCCATGAGACTCAATCTCAATAAGTTCAGCTCATCAAGTAGGATCTCCATTTGATCCTCTTcagcaaaaaggaaaagggCCTGATGTCTGGACACCTCCCTTAGATTGTCAATGAGATAATCAACAAATGCCAGATACTGTTGATTAATGATTGGGCTACCATCATGTGATTGTTTCCAAGTTTTCAAGGCTCCTAGATAAAGTTTTCTTGTCTCGGGCTTAAGCGGATTGATCTCCTCTACCAAATCTACAAGCTTAGTTTTCATTTCTTGTACCATGTTTTCATGCATTTTGTCATCCACCAAACAGAAGTAAATTAGACAAGCTACATATACTGCCAAATTTTCAGCGTACAGTCGGAGATCTGTCAGTTTCCTTTGCTTAATGCACCGGTTAGCTATAAaccaaagaaaatttctgaaaaatcTCAGCTTGCACTCAAGGCCTCCAATTTGTTCCTCAACTGGAGTAACAAGTTCAGCATTGTGGCTTAATATATCTTTCAGATTATCTAGGAGAGAGTCTACAAAGCTTACCACATTCGAAGTGCAGAACTCCAGTCTTCTGGGGATCTGAGAGTTGATCAGGGACGGCATCATGCTTCTTGGAAAATTTTTGAGGGACAAGAACTTATTTTTGGTTTTAATAGATCTGAAAGTGTCCCTTTTTCCGAAGGTGGTTACATCAGCAATTGAGCAGATTTCCAGCATATCTAGCTTAATGTCCTTCACTTTTTTCAAATGAGAAACCACGGATTCATGGTTTGATCTTGACGATCTGCAATCTTCATTTCCTGTGACCTGGCTTGTGTTTGAATCATGCAGCTGACAGTCCTGAATGACTTTGTGAATACCATCCGCAATTTGGTTCAACCGAACTTGTACATTTTTGTCTTCTATATGCCACTTCAAAGAAAACTGCAGAAAGTGCCTCAGAATGTTAATGATGACTTTAAGCCTATGCACCTTGTCGCTGCTACTAGGCCTGGAGTTGGAGCCTTCTGCTAGCCTCCCCAGGTAGCCAGGAAGCTCTTCAAAATTGCTACTACAAGCCATCTGCAATCATACGGGGTTTTTTCCCTcctttatctttcttttttatgttggtttttctttttgatttgtGTGGAGAAAACTTCAGATTTTGATAGTCTTAGAAGTAGACAACCTGCCTCAGTTCTGCAAACTCAAGGTTTTAACTCAGGGGTTATAAGATTCAATGAATTCCACCACAAGGTCCTCTAATTTTTAATTGGCACTAGGCATTTTGACTTCTGAGTTCTGAATCAGTATTAACAAACTCTTGCGTGCTTTTCTATAAGCGGGTTTGTGGATGTGGCATGCATTAATTATTGAATACTCAATATTATACATTTCCAATTGTTGAGCTGTTCCACTGTGCCGGCTTTGAGAACATGACATGAATCTGCCGATTAAAACTCCTTGGCATTTGCTCAAAATTTCAACCATGCCTAGACAGTTGCACTGGACATGATTTTTGACCAGTTCCACAATGGCACTAATTGCACACTATCAACTAGGGCGTCAAACGAACTGCTCGCGAGCGGTTCGAGTCAagcttgactcgagctcgatcaATAACAAGTTCGAGTCGAACTAGAGATCAAAATATTAATCTCGTTAACTCGCGAGCTCGGGTGTATAGATAtatagttttatttatttttattttaatagtaaaattacatatatatccttaatattttattatttattaagaaaaaaatattattttatttattttttaaaaaataaaataattatttttttattttttcaaactcgagctcgagctttaAATTGTCAGCtcatcgagctcgagctcgagtttgagaTTAATAAAACTAAGTCAAGGCTCGGCTCAATTAGGGCAAAACTCGACTCGGCttgactcgtttgcagccctacaatGTATCAACctataatttttctgtttttttttgtatttttttggccttttaaaaaaagttattctATTGAAAtacttttttcttatttttatgtTGGACATAATGGGGAGTCTGTGATACCATTTAGACTTCTACTGTTCGAGATAATGGAAAGTTGAGAGCTCAGTCGAGACGTCTCCGAGACGGATAAAAACGGCTGAATCGCCTCAAGTCATCTCGAGTTaactcgaatttttattatttttattaatttttttatcatttttatttatcattttttttttacaatttttacaatattaaatgtttcaaaaatttgcatCTCGCCAAAACCGCGATCGATATGTCGAGATTGATGTGGAACGGTTCGAGCCACGACTGCGACCGGGGCCGCGGCTTTGAAGTTTGAACCATGAAACCAATACGTTTTGTGATCTTATTTCCTTTCTGCTCCACCAAAGAAGTTGGATCAATTGTACAAGGAATGTCTTTAATGCCTCTATATCATTTCCAAGAATACGCAAGGCAACAACATACAATACAATATCACAATTATGTTACACTCCATCCAGgaataaagctgaaaatttacaATAACTATGGTTAATGAAAATATAGCTCAGGGATATCCTCAACAAAAATGGGGCAAAATCACATCATCCAGAACTTCCCCACAAAAAAGGCCCCCTATCAATCAACAACAGAGGCATTGAGCTCTTCATTTCCCATTTCGAGTTGTTCTTCGAAAATCTGCTTGACAGATACTGTTGCAGAAGGATtgcaccatttcatctcaatcaATTCCAGACTAGAAATTTCTCCTAAAGAAGGAGGAATCTCAAGATTCTTACATCTTAGAACAACAAGTTTCTTAAGGCAgggaagaaatttcttcctGTAGCAATTTGAGAACCTCAAGGTTTGGTAGCCCCCCAATGCTTGAAATTTCATCCCATGGCAGCTGAAGATTTGACAAGGTAAATTTCTTGAGGTTTAAAGGGAAATGGAATTTACAGGGATACGATGCCTTGCCTGCAAAAGATACCTTGAGTGATTCAAGATGATTTAGGACATCAAGTACTGGAAATTGGTTGCAGTTCTCTGAATCATCCCATGAATTTGTGACTATCATTTCAATTTTCGGAGACCAGGTAGCTTACTCATTATGATCTTCTCCGTACGGCTCCCAAACTTTAGATAGGGTGTCAAAAGAATTTTCAAATTGTGCAGCTGGAAAGAGCCATCAAGAAATTCTTGAGTGCAGGGTCTTCGGAAACACaactttctttcatttttccatttagAATGAGAGTTTCCAGATTCTGGGGTATCCCTATATGTGATGGAATTTCCTCTGTGTGGATCCTGAGAGCTAGGAACCTTAGATGAACCAGATTGGATATCATAACAAAATCACTAGTGCCACTTCCTTCCTTGGTGTGAACCAAATCCAACGCTCAAAAAAAGTCTAGAATTTGAAAGAAAGTCGATGATGCTTAACCCTTAAATGCAAAATATGGAAGGAGAGGTTGTCTTGTCATCTCCGAGGGCCACCAGTTAATGAATTCCAAGTAGGAGATAATAGAGAGCGGGACTCGCGAAAGCCTAAAATTATAGAACAAACGATATGCTTCATGAATTGCAGAATAGCAACGGGTATTAGCATTTTTACCATACCTATTCACGTGTAGCAGGAAACTTTCTTCTTCAGATTTTGCCATGCATCTTTAACTCAAAGCATCTTTAACTCGAACATCAAACGAAGCCATCTGCAATTATGTTTGTGTATCTTTCTTTCCCTGATTTGGATGGAAAGCAAAAATATCGAATTAGACTGGAGAAAGTTATAGTGTTATAGACTTTGATTGTCAATGACCAGCCTATATAAATCTTCCCATTGATTTATGATTTTTAAATGGAAATTTGCCAGCTTTACACCCGTGTTTAGATCTGAATTCAAATATGGCTGTTTAAAATCTTTGTGCTACAATTTAGTCATGCAACTGTTTCATGCTTTTCTAGGGGTTCGAGTAAGATAAAAATCCAGGAGACTCTCCAGTTTGGTGTTTTCAACTATTCCAGAGAGTGCAGAACAGGTTTCATACATTGAACATCCATAATTTACAGAGCCATTCCTGTGAGTTGATGAATTTGAAGAACAGTtgaaaatcatataaaacagtTGTATTTCCAATGGTTAACTGCCCCAAAAACCTGAGGCGTTCACCTTCCTTGTCGAATTGTCTACAGTGTACACTGTCGATAACAAGTTGTTACAAAGATTGCACTGAATACGTTGCAAAAGAATGTGCCTAACACCTGCCAGGGACAGTAATAGGCAACAGGAAAAATTAAACACAACGATCCACTAATTGAATAACAGTCCATCATCAATTGAGTGGTCATCTttcagaaaaaataaaagaattgaaGAATGCAGAAATAAACCATGGCTGCCAACTTGAGATAAGTCCCATTATCCTGGAGTTCATGTACCTCCATGGATTATAcgacaaaaagaataagaataCAGATCACTTCCATTTTTGATTGAAATGAATAACCTGAAGCACACTGCaccctgtttctctgttttccagCTTGGATTATGCAGATCTTCACTTCCACGCTACCGAGTCAATTTCATCTCTTGCTGACTTGTAAAGTTCAAGCCTTCTACTTAGAGCTTCTCTTCTTTCCATAAGTGAAGGGTCTTCATCCAGCATTTTACCGAGCTGCGCCTTCTGAAAATGCATGCACCCCAAGTGAACTCAGTTATTATTCCAAACCTTAGTATGGAAATCTTGTCAACAAAAAGACCATGCCAACAAAGGAATTTGCAGTGTATCAGTGAAATTAGTGAAAGGTCCAGAGTACTTCACCTCCCTCCTTCCTATTTGAGCATAGAAATGATTCAGCAGTGCTCGCTTTGCCTGTAGGACTTGGCAATAAACCACAGCCTTGGGAATGGTAAGCTTCAAGGTCTCACAAACCATGTTTACGTAAGCGCTAACATTTGACCCTGGTAGAGATGAAACAACATGTTCAAACGAATTCCCTGTACTTTTTCACCAGATGAGTCAATGGACTGTATACTTTCAACTAAACTGAATGGATGAATACAAAATTATTGCATTTATAAAACACCAGCACTCAAACTGAAgttctttcctttttccattttttggtcCAGGGGAGGCAGAAGCTGAGACAACAAGACTACTTGTCGAATACAAGATATGGAAAAGTAATACCATAGTAGTCTTGACTACACTTTATGAAACCAATAAGCATAAAAAATGTAGTAGGTGAGCCTAGGTATTTCCAAGGCCAAAGCTGACCAATAAATTAAGATACaaggaattttctttttcccatgtAATTCAATGTCATCATGCTCAATTTGACTAGTACCGATCTTCTTTATGTGGATGAATTATGCAGTTTATAATGGTGCATTGCAGAAACATCTCGGAAAACAAGCAcatactttaaaaaaaaaaaatagtagcaAACTGCTAATGTAAATGGTATACAAGTGTTTTCGTTTGTTAAATGAATTCCACATGAAATGGTGTAATTGCTGTAGTAAAACAATAATGGATGTcagaaatgaaattttgaaatacTGATACTCGTAGAAGGTGTCTTTCTGAATTCTCTTTCTTCCCCTCCCCTATCTTGTCTTTCTCACTTCTATCTATTCTTCCCCATATCAATTCCTCAAAAGACTTTTTTTTCTGATTGTTAAATTGCAAATACTTTAACCCTGGGAAGTGGGAAGTGATCTTCCTTCCATTTCTGACCTCTTGTTATATGTCGTTGGCAGGCACAACTCTTCCAGTAAAGACCCATGTTTCTAAGTCAACTGAATATTCGTTCTAAAGATTTAATATTTTTGCAGAGTAAGCTAACTATCTGCATATTAACACTAGACGTGAGTGGCAACTGTAAAAAGGAACAATGTAACAAGCATACCAATTCTCCTTAAATGGTTGTCTGTGTACCGATCAACATTTTGATTTGAGTTTGAATTTGGGGGATTTGTATTGTTTGGGTTTTTCTCTGGCTCCATCTGTAGCTTCCGGAAAAACTCAACTGTCAAGTAAGTTGACTCCATTTCAACCAGTCTTAATACAGCCTTGCGACTTTCATCACGAAATCTCTCAAGTGCATCATTGGCAGCTGCCGCAATGTCAGATTGAAGTGATGGGAATCGTTTCAACTCCTAGTGACATTAAAGGAACTAAACAATGTTCATCACCTTGTAGGGGCAAATACAGTAAGTTATTAGTGCAAGAGCATTTTCCCAGCAAGCAAGTACACAGAGAAGATCAATTAGAAGTGAAAACATAAACTTCTCAAGAAAAAATTACATTCTTAATCGTAGCTGAACATTGTATTTCCATTATAGTTCAACAGAGTCAGTTTAAGTATATTACACATGAATCATGCAGTATTGATATTTAAAAGCATGAAGAGCATGGCTGCACACAAAAGTCTAATACCAACTATACTCTGGAGGAAAAATAAAGATGGAGGGTGTAGTAGCAAGGCCTCTGTAAATTATCAGATAGACATAGCTAAGGAAATCAGAACTTCaaaagaagtaagaaaatattttatatTGAAGATGCAAAAGTCAAGCACCGTCACATGGATATCAGCAGGAATCATAGCAGATTATACTGTATCAAGCTCATAAATCCTAATCTGGTACCTATTTGGGGTGAGCTACATAGTCCAGAAAAAGATGTAATATCTTTTCCATGAAAGGAAAATCGCCAAAtattcttcccttttctttgtcAAACCCCTTCAAATATTTCTTATTTCCGTGTCGTTGATATTCTTCTTCTCCTTAAACTCAAAATAccaagaagagaagaaaaaatggACACTATCAAGAACCAGACGGAAAACAATTCGGATTAATCTAATGCTAACATGCATATTTCACACTAAGAAATTCAGACACAGTCAAGGAAAgtcaaaatttgatcaaaaacCTTTTGCATGGAAGCCTTCGTGCCAAATTTTAGAGCCAAAGTTCCCAAATCCTAACAAATTTGATTAGCAAAACTGACAGATACCAAACTTTTATATTAATACATCTAAAACACAGTCTTCAAACTTAAACCTCCATATTGTAGCATAAgataaatttctggtttaaaaaaaagagaagccTGGACGAAGCAATTTCATACCATAAACAAGTTTGTTAACTTGGTCAAATATTGTCAGTAAAAGTTCTTA
Proteins encoded in this window:
- the LOC113756177 gene encoding putative late blight resistance protein homolog R1A-3, encoding MACSSNFEELPGYLGRLAEGSNSRPSSSDKVHRLKVIINILRHFLQFSLKWHIEDKNVQVRLNQIADGIHKVIQDCQLHDSNTSQVTGNEDCRSSRSNHESVVSHLKKVKDIKLDMLEICSIADVTTFGKRDTFRSIKTKNKFLSLKNFPRSMMPSLINSQIPRRLEFCTSNVVSFVDSLLDNLKDILSHNAELVTPVEEQIGGLECKLRFFRNFLWFIANRCIKQRKLTDLRLYAENLAVYVACLIYFCLVDDKMHENMVQEMKTKLVDLVEEINPLKPETRKLYLGALKTWKQSHDGSPIINQQYLAFVDYLIDNLREVSRHQALFLFAEEDQMEILLDELNLLRLSLMDPPLYEDSDNVRALTVQIKAVMNKIGHSFYFFYLSEMNKDMAVQLKLVLSGILKDIERVKGQAADCFDKFIMKSWRSNFPRTNELGFIEFLMKKLKEQLHHEESQIRPFKHQIGVACEELESLRIDITEIGKQLNHNEELNVLLELYKDISYQAEYIVDSLEAEAGSLWCHKLGLFNVIKEIRHIHKRLKAIRKEEISNDTPAPVLAQANFPNIEAMPDYENDVGQKTEETTIQLVGFEVAAEKIKEQLTRGSNQLNILTIVGMPGIGKTTLANSLYKDHSVSFSFHTHAWCCVSRVYHKQTLLLEILGQINRNFNRNPGVAGKDYVEMLYKSLKGKRYLLVIDDIWDIEAWNDLKEVFPDDHNGSRILFTTRNYNIALKANSVPYALSPLSDEESWQLLCIKVFEEEMCPSELLQVGKRIAKICKGLPLSVVSVSGTLKAIEREQDRWEQVAESLWLKEPNNPLGQHSGILELCYHHLPNFLKPCFLYFGGFREDAVIPVSKLLWLWIAEGFIHQTNPSQKSLKNEAENFLNDLIDRNLVMVAERSSRGRVKSCHVHDLLHDFCLAKSEEENFLLHMKRYDQRLTTSADSVMHQAYRLCIHSDKYVVPPGPLRARSLFFWSFLLNDRSSMLTCALQFRLLWVLDLSHIHVVSGVDEQDFIKITNLVHLRYLAIWIGCQSIPSEIENLQNLESLILMKSSTRYFSIKLPDTIWNLVNLRHLNVRKNDYELVCFYLPYLTDHFWDLRLDKLESISTIEVYSGYVFEHLMSVTPNLRKLSCMLRGPCFPSISELNQVEELNLCFWFEVEHPLQFNSASNLKKLTLSNMRRPWDEISFIGELPNLEVLKLNEGAFVGRQWDMAEGGFQKLKFLKLCKLDIQVWNASADDLPCLERLVLHGCLSLWEIPSSALAEMSTLQSIEIIKCMSPVWQSAMQILNEQHEMGNDEFKVSFFR